A genomic stretch from Chitinophaga lutea includes:
- the porZ gene encoding type IX secretion system anionic LPS delivery protein PorZ: protein MFMRLFLCFLLLLPWKARCQPIPIGHWREHLPWRQATGIAAAPDRVYCAASQGVFAVNFSDNSIVRYTKVNGLHDGNIAAIGLHEASAALVIAYANGNLDILRNESVINIPEFKLSPVTGDKRTRQIIFTGNNAYLATGAGIVAINLSRLEIADSYRIGAVTALAQDAQYFYAATAAGIRRAPQQGSNLADPASWETMSAWGGATGLATVNNQLLALHRDTIFLLQSGARQRWFTNGSPISHIGVSGGAVFVSQPGGLLQLSATGAPTATFPTPAPVAAAVAGQVTWVADAQNGLIRFSNGSSANFTPNAPYGIVTGEMQVHNGVLWAASGTVTANWQGTRNTSGLYKFEQEEWRHLPYPDALRDLITLSAAGNEMFAGSFGGGLLAVGANTTVKPGGDSLLSGLATDREGRLWVSTFGAAYNLHMRRPDNTWLDFSIPIFHTGNAVSQVLVDDADQKWIVSPRGNGVFVFNHGTGPDNVADDRWKLYKPGAGQGNLPSADVRCIAKDKDGYIWIGTARGVAVVQCPATMCEAYWPVLREDNFAGYLFQNEQVNAIAVDGANRKWVGTQNGAWLVSPAGEKILEHFNAANSPLPSDIIHRIVVHPATGEVFFATAAGLLSWRGTATEGENVQGGEVLVFPNPVPPRYEGTIAIRGLVQNAVVKITDAAGRLVYQTRAHGGQAVWNGRDYTGRRPQSGVYLVFASDDTGREKIVTKLVFIH, encoded by the coding sequence ATGTTCATGCGCCTGTTCCTTTGTTTTTTACTGTTGTTGCCATGGAAGGCCCGCTGCCAGCCCATCCCCATCGGGCACTGGCGGGAGCACCTGCCCTGGCGGCAGGCAACGGGCATTGCCGCCGCGCCGGACCGCGTGTACTGCGCTGCTTCCCAGGGCGTGTTTGCCGTGAATTTTTCAGACAACAGCATCGTCCGTTACACCAAGGTCAATGGCCTGCACGACGGAAACATCGCGGCCATCGGCCTGCACGAAGCCAGCGCCGCACTGGTCATCGCTTATGCCAACGGCAATCTCGACATCCTGCGGAACGAGTCCGTCATCAACATCCCTGAATTCAAACTGTCACCTGTAACAGGCGACAAACGCACCCGGCAGATCATCTTTACCGGTAATAATGCCTACCTGGCCACCGGGGCGGGCATTGTGGCCATCAACCTCAGCCGGCTCGAGATCGCGGACAGCTACCGCATCGGCGCCGTTACGGCCCTGGCGCAGGACGCACAATACTTTTACGCCGCCACCGCCGCCGGCATCCGGCGGGCGCCCCAACAGGGCAGCAACCTCGCCGACCCCGCCAGCTGGGAAACCATGAGCGCCTGGGGAGGCGCCACCGGCCTTGCCACCGTCAACAATCAACTGCTGGCGCTCCACCGCGACACGATATTCCTGCTGCAAAGCGGCGCACGGCAGCGCTGGTTCACCAACGGCTCCCCCATTTCACATATCGGCGTATCGGGCGGCGCGGTATTCGTGTCCCAGCCCGGCGGCCTGCTGCAGCTCTCGGCCACCGGCGCACCCACGGCCACATTTCCGACACCCGCCCCGGTAGCGGCCGCCGTCGCCGGGCAGGTTACCTGGGTGGCCGACGCACAAAACGGGCTGATAAGGTTCAGCAATGGCAGTTCCGCCAACTTCACACCCAATGCGCCTTACGGCATCGTCACCGGCGAGATGCAGGTGCACAACGGCGTGCTCTGGGCCGCATCCGGCACGGTGACCGCCAACTGGCAGGGCACCCGCAATACTTCGGGGCTGTATAAATTCGAACAGGAAGAATGGCGGCATCTCCCCTACCCGGACGCCCTCCGCGACCTGATCACCCTCAGCGCCGCCGGTAACGAAATGTTCGCCGGCTCTTTCGGCGGGGGACTGCTCGCCGTGGGCGCCAATACCACCGTCAAACCCGGTGGAGACTCCCTCCTCAGCGGTCTCGCCACCGACCGCGAAGGCCGGCTGTGGGTCAGCACCTTCGGGGCTGCATATAACCTGCATATGCGCCGCCCCGACAATACCTGGCTGGATTTTTCGATCCCCATATTTCATACGGGCAATGCCGTTAGCCAGGTGCTGGTAGACGATGCGGACCAGAAATGGATCGTATCCCCACGGGGTAATGGCGTATTTGTTTTCAACCACGGCACAGGGCCGGACAATGTCGCGGACGACCGCTGGAAACTCTACAAACCCGGCGCCGGCCAGGGCAACCTGCCGTCGGCCGACGTGCGCTGCATCGCAAAGGATAAAGACGGTTATATCTGGATAGGCACCGCCAGGGGAGTGGCCGTGGTGCAATGCCCCGCCACCATGTGCGAGGCCTACTGGCCCGTGCTGCGGGAGGATAATTTCGCTGGTTACCTGTTCCAGAACGAGCAGGTCAATGCCATCGCGGTGGACGGCGCCAACCGCAAGTGGGTGGGCACGCAGAACGGCGCCTGGCTGGTATCGCCCGCCGGGGAAAAGATCCTCGAACATTTTAACGCCGCCAACAGCCCCCTGCCTTCAGATATCATCCACCGCATCGTCGTCCACCCCGCCACCGGCGAGGTGTTTTTTGCCACGGCCGCTGGCCTGCTATCCTGGCGGGGCACCGCTACCGAAGGAGAAAACGTGCAGGGCGGCGAGGTGCTGGTATTCCCCAACCCGGTACCGCCCCGTTACGAAGGCACCATCGCCATCCGCGGCCTCGTGCAGAACGCGGTGGTGAAAATCACCGACGCTGCCGGCCGCCTCGTATATCAAACCCGTGCCCACGGCGGGCAGGCGGTATGGAATGGCAGGGATTACACCGGGCGCCGCCCGCAGAGCGGCGTGTATCTCGTTTTTGCTTCAGACGATACCGGCAGGGAAAAAATCGTCACAAAACTGGTATTTATTCACTGA